From a single Raphanus sativus cultivar WK10039 chromosome 3, ASM80110v3, whole genome shotgun sequence genomic region:
- the LOC108830273 gene encoding 26S proteasome regulatory subunit RPN13 translates to MSSSEAFPVMQEIMLEFRAGKMSLQGTRVVPDARKGLVRIARGEEGLVHFQWLDRTQNAVEDDQIVFPDEALFEKVNQSSDRVYILKFNSDDRKLFLWIQEPRAEGDADICSAVNQYLNQPLEFGEGDAVAVPEDVEDMAEDDVSSRAGNLVVPNVSTEVSDVSSSSGPVKLADLQRILNNLSSGPVGIPGDEEEGLVLGDILKPELIMPLLEMLPVQERLSSHLPEGHCRDEDILELLQSPPFRQQVDAFTYVLRTGQIDLTQFGIDPSKYKFTVVSFLEALEDSVATQSNDAMDES, encoded by the exons ATGAGTTCAAGTGAAGCTTTCCCCGTGATGCAG GAAATCATGCTTGAGTTTCGTGCTGGTAAGATGTCTTTGCAGGGAACAAGAGTTGTCCCTGATGCACGAAAAGGACTTGTCCGCATTGCTAGA GGTGAGGAGGGACTGGTTCATTTCCAGTGGCTTGATCGAACCCAGAATGCAGTGGAAGAT GATCAAATCGTTTTCCCTGATGAAGCTCTATTTGAAAAG GTTAATCAATCATCAGACAGGGTGTACATTCTGAAGTTCAACAGTGATGACCGCAAGCTATTCTTATGGATACAG GAGCCCAGAGCTGAAGGTGATGCAGATATATGTTCTGCGGTCAATCAGTACCTTAATCAACCACTAG AGTTTGGTGAAGGAGATGCAGTTGCTGTGCCGGAGGATGTGGAAGACATGGCAGAAGACGATGTTTCATCCAG AGCTGGAAACTTGGTTGTACCAAATGTGTCTACAGAGGTGAGTGATGTGTCATCTTCGTCTGGACCAGTTAAGCTGGCAGACTTGCAAAGAATTCTGAACAACCTCTCTTCTGGTCCTGTAG GTATCCCTGGAGATGAAGAGGAAG GCCTAGTATTAGGGGATATCCTGAAGCCTGAGTTGATTATGCCATTGCTTGAGATGTTACCGGTACAAGAACGATTGTCTTCCCATTTACCTGAG GGTCACTGTAGGGATGAAGATATACTGGAGTTGTTACAGAGCCCTCCTTTTCGTCAGCAAGTAGATGCATTTACCTAC GTGCTTCGCACAGGACAGATAGATTTGACTCAGTTCGGTATTGACCCAAGTAAAT ATAAGTTCACAGTTGTCTCATTCCTTGAGGCACTTGAGGACTCGGTTGCAACGCAATCAAACGACGCAATGGATGAGAGTTGA